The following coding sequences are from one Rutidosis leptorrhynchoides isolate AG116_Rl617_1_P2 chromosome 11, CSIRO_AGI_Rlap_v1, whole genome shotgun sequence window:
- the LOC139875900 gene encoding protein DETOXIFICATION 29-like, whose translation MTTGKHQPLLSGETHRKTDDVEINGIKDYCKEFYLESKRLWYLAGPAIFASLCQYTIGATTQVFAGKLGTIQLAAVSVENTVIAGFSYSILFGMGSALETLCGQAYGAEKFEMLGIYLQKSLIILNTAAIGLTFTFIFGVSVLKLLGQTTTISVAAGTFAVWMIPQLFAYATMIPVSKFLQAQSKVMPMALIALVAVVSHVFLSWLLIVKLGWGLVGAAVVLDGSWWFITLGQVGYVLWGSCGQAWSGFSWNAFSNLKGFLHISLTTMIMFCLESWYVMSLVLLAGHFENAEVSVDALSVCINILGWAGMVALGLNVAASVRVSNELGLGRPKTVRLSVIVVALTALLIGILFATVLLVYRKQYPAFFTNSQEVMQLVDELTLLLGTLVVINNVQYALSGVAIGAGLQSAVAYMNIGSYFLVGIPISILLGFKFDMRVKGIWYGLVSGSSMQCFMLLLMVSRIDWNEEANVSGDRIKQWGCDIGMKDDVADANNY comes from the exons ATGACGACCGGAAAGCATCAGCCACTACTCTCCGGTGAAACACACCGGAAAACAGATGACGTGGAAATTAATGGAATTAAAGATTATTGTAAAGAATTTTATCTCGAGTCTAAAAGACTCTGGTATTTGGCCGGACCGGCAATATTTGCCTCACTTTGTCAGTACACAATCGGCGCCACCACACAAGTGTTCGCCGGAAAACTTGGGACCATCCAACTTGCTGCCGTCTCCGTCGAGAACACCGTCATTGCCGGTTTTTCTTACTCTATATTG TTTGGTATGGGAAGTGCTTTAGAGACGTTGTGTGGCCAAGCGTATGGTGCCGAAAAGTTTGAAATGCTCGGAATCTACTTACAAAAATCGTTAATCATTCTCAACACCGCCGCTATAGGCCTAACATTCACCTTTATATTCGGCGTTTCAGTCCTCAAATTATTAGGCCAAACGACCACAATTTCAGTAGCAGCCGGTACCTTTGCTGTTTGGATGATACCACAACTATTTGCCTATGCCACAATGATCCCGGTATCGAAATTCTTACAAGCACAAAGTAAAGTTATGCCAATGGCATTGATTGCTTTGGTGGCTGTGGTTAGCCATGTGTTTTTGAGTTGGTTGTTGATAGTGAAACTTGGGTGGGGTTTAGTTGGTGCAGCCGTGGTTCTTGATGGTTCATGGTGGTTCATAACGTTGGGTCAGGTTGGATATGTTTTGTGGGGTTCGTGTGGTCAAGCTTGGTCTGGTTTTTCTTGGAATGCTTTTAGTAATTTAAAAGGATTCCTTCATATTTCTTTAACCACCATGATTATGTTTTG CTTGGAGTCTTGGTATGTAATGTCGTTGGTTCTCTTGGCCGGGCATTTTGAGAATGCAGAAGTCTCCGTTGATGCATTATCGGTATG TATCAATATCTTAGGGTGGGCAGGCATGGTTGCTTTAGGACTAAATGTAGCCGCAAG TGTACGTGTGTCGAATGAACTCGGACTCGGAAGGCCGAAAACCGTACGTTTATCGGTGATAGTTGTTGCACTAACCGCTCTACTAATCGGTATCCTGTTTGCGACAGTTCTTTTAGTGTACCGAAAACAATACCCTGCATTTTTTACAAATAGTCAAGAAGTTATGCAACTTGTTGACGAACTCACATTGTTGCTCGGAACCTTAGTAGTTATCAACAACGTTCAATATGCTCTTTCAG gggTGGCAATTGGGGCAGGGTTGCAGAGCGCGGTGGCTTATATGAACATTGGGTCATATTTTTTGGTTGGCATACCGATTAGCATTTTGCTAGGGTTCAAATTCGATATGCGTGTTAAG GGAATATGGTACGGACTGGTTTCGGGATCAAGCATGCAATGTTTCATGTTGCTTCTAATGGTTTCGCGAATAGATTGGAACGAAGAG GCAAATGTTTCTGGAGACAGGATTAAACAATGGGGATGTGATATTGGAATGAAAGACGATGTAGCAGATGCAAACAATTATTAA